One Burkholderia sp. 9120 genomic window, TATCAAGGCAGCTTCATGCCGCCGAACAGCAGTTCAAGTCGCGACATGGGTCTCTTCAAAGACGATGACGGCACGGTGTATTTGCTGAGCGAAGATCGCGACGTTGGAACCCATATCTACAAGCTGACTAGCGACTACCTGAGCGTCGACAGTCTTGTTTATACGATCGGCGGACCGAATCAGTCCATCGCGCTGGAAGCACCGACGATGTTCAAGGCCAATGGCTATTACTTCGTGATCGGCTCCGGTCTGACGGGCTGGAATCTGAACGACAACTTTTTCATGGCGGCCAGTACGCCGGCAGGTCCGTGGACAGGACCCACTACGCTTGCACCGTCGGGCACGAATACGTTCTCTTCTCAGGCGACCTACGTGGTCCCAATTGCCGGAAGCAGTGGAACCACTTACCTGTACATGGGCGATCGCTGGAATGGCAACTATCTGCAGAATTCGTCCTATGTCTGGCTTCCTCTCGATGCCAACGGTGGGACGATCAGGCTGGCGCAATGGGACAACACATTCGGTATCGACCTGACAACCGGAGCACTTCAATCCAGCACGTCTTCTCTGGACTACGACATGGCGTCGCCGGGTACGAGTCTTTCCGGCGGGGCGGGATCTTACAGTTGCTCGCAATGCTTCCTCTCCGCAAGCGCCATTAATTATCTTGGTGGTCCGGGAAATGGAACGGTGACGTTTAGTGGCATCAATTCCCAAGGCCCCACGACTCAAACGCTGTACATCAGCTACATCAACAACGATGTCGCGCCGCGATACGCCACGGTAACGACAAACGGAAACGCAGGGGTTGTCGTTACATTCCCGCCGGTCGGCAACTACGGTGGCGTTGTGAGCGTCCCGGTGAATCTGATGGCCGGCGCGAACAGTATTGCGATCTCCGGCGCAACGGTCTCCGGTCAGAACACGACCTATGCCCCGGACGTCGAAGAAATATTCTTCGACAACTAATCCCCGCAGCTCGCCAGGCTCGAAGTAACGGATACGACCATGCAGACCTGGATGCTGCCGATCTCGGGCTGCCCGGGACCACGCTATCTGGCAGTGGCAAGCGCTATAGAAGATGCAATAGCGACAGGGCTTTTGCAACCGGGAGAAAAGTTGCCGCCGCAACGGTTGATCGCCGATGTGCTGGGATTGCACGTCAACACAGTCAATCGCGCACTACGTGAGCTGGCTCGACGCGGCAGGACAAGCGGTAGAAGACGTTTGGGTACGGTCGTGCTGGCGTATTCGGCATGAGGTGCTTCATCTCGTAGAACGAGTTCAGTTTTCTCAAGGCCGTGTAGAAGAAATCGGCCCATGGAATCAGGAGACTTAAGTGAAAGATAGATGCCTGTTTTGTCTGGCGGCATGCGGAGCTATTCTACTTAGCGCATGCGGAGGAAGCGACAACCCCGATTCAGGCACCACGTCGGGCAATGGAGTAAATGCCGGCAATTCCGTCACCACGCCACCCGCCGGAGGCGGCACAACCTTGCCGGCATTGCCACCCGGAGTGACACCGCAACTCGTCACTCACAAAATCGGCTGGGATCATTACACCCTCAAGATCGACGGAAAATCGACGCCGATCTGGTCCGGAGAATTTCATCCGTTTCGCCTGCCGAGTCCGAGTTTGTGGCTGGATGTCCTGCAGAAACTGAAAGCGAACGGTTTCAACGCCGTCTCCATCTACTTTGACTGGGGCTACAGTTCCGCGAAATCCGGCACGTACGATTTCACCGGGATTCGCGACATGGACATGCTGCTCGATATGGCCGCGCAGGCCGGTCTCTATGTGATCGCTCGTCCGGGGCCTTATATCAACGCGGAGACGGATGCAGGCGGCTTGCCGGGATGGCTGCTCACGCAAAGCGGAAAAGCGCGCAGCAGTGCCCCCGACTACATCGCCGCCGCGAGAGACTGGATGGGCAGGATCAACCAGATCATCGCGCGGCACCAGCTGACCAACGGAGGCGGGACGGTCATTCTCTATCAGGTCGAGAATGAAATGCAGGACACCAGCCAGATGGACTACATGAACGATCTGTCCAGTTGGGCGCGTTCTGACGGGATCACGGTCCCGATGTTCCATAACAACCCGTCGCCCAATGGAAACTTCGTTCCCGCGAATTCATCGGTGGCCGGAACGGTGGCAGGCCCCGTGCAGTTATATGCATTCGACGACTATCCGCAGACCACGTGCTCCGGCAATCCGGGCGCCGCGTGGTACGGCATGTTCAGCGCGAGCGGTGGAGCGACGGGCGGCACTTCGGCCTCGCCGTACACACCGGGTTTCATAGCCGAAATGGAAGGGGGATGGTTCGATAGTTGGGGTTCGTCCGGTATCTACCCGTGCATGGCGCAAACCGGCGCGGGTTCGAACTTCGAGCGGCTGTTCTACGGCTCGAACATTGCAAACCGGATCGCGATACAGAATATCTACATGGCGTTCGGCGGAACATCGTGGGGATGGTTGCCATCGACCGGACTTTATACGTCGTATGACTATGGCGCGGCCATCGACGAAGGACGCCAGTTGCGTCCCAAAGCAGCAACGGTGAAGGCACTCGGCTATTTCGTGCAGAGCGTGCCTGCTGTGATGCATATGGACGTTGGTGGCGCCGTCACGTCCTCAGCGCAATCGATCCAGATTTTGCACGGTGTCGATAACACGTCCGGCGCGAACCTTTACACGGTTCTTCATTCTCCGTCGAACGCAACCTCGAATGATACGTTCACCTTTCCCGTGAATACGCCGGACGGGAGTTTTATCGTGCCGCAGCAAGGCACGCTGAGACTGAATGGCGCCGACTCGAAGATGCTGCTCGCGAATTATTCTTTTGGTCAGCATCATCTGGTCTATTCAACGTCGGATTTCGACACACAACTTTCTACCCCGACCGGTGACGTTGCGTTGCTGTACGGCCGCCAGGCGGAAGAGGGCGAAACGGTACTCCGCTTTTCGTCCGCGCCGACGGTGCAGGTACTCGGCAATCCGGCGAGTAGGGTCTCTCAAACGTGGGACCCGGCAACCGGACTGCTGCGCCTGAACTATCAACACAATGGCCTTATCAGAATCTCCATTGCAGGCGGCGGTAGCGCAACCCCGCTTATGCTTCTCGTCGCCGACGACAACACCGCGGCCACGTTCTGGCGCCAGGAGACGGCGGCGGGCCCGGTTCTCGCACAAGGTCCCGCACTGCTTCGAACCGCCGTTTTGAATGGCACGACACTCGCCATGACCGGCGATACGCAAGCGAGTAGTTTGCTGGAAGTGTGGAGCTCGCCCGCCATCCGGCAACTCACGTGGAACGGTGCGGCAATAGCGAGCCAGGCGACGTCCTCCGGAAGTCTCCTCGCGGGCAATGCGTTAGCCGGACCCGACCCGGTTTCGTTCCCCGCATTGAGTAGTCAGTCGTGGCGGTACGCGCAGGAATCGCCCGAAGCGCTCGCCACGTTCGACGACTCGACATGGACAAACGCGACGCTGACCACGACGAACAGCACGACGCCGCCTCCCTCGGGGCAGCCGGTACTGACCGCGGACGATTACGGTTTCCATCACGGCGACGTCTGGTATCGAGGGCGATTGAATTCGTCTTTGGCCGTGTCGGCGATTGCATTGAATTTCTGCGGCGGACAGGCGGGCCTTGCGCAAGTCTGGATCGATGGAAACTATCTAGGGCAAAGTGTTCTCGGTAGCGCCAGTTGCGGCACGTTGACGATGCCGGTGAGTTTGCAACCGGGCACGCATGTCATTTCGGCCATGGTCCGCAATAACGCGCACAACGAAGACTGGTACGAGAACGATGCGCAGAAAGAGGGGAGAGGACTCATTTCGGTTTCCCTTCTCGATGCCAGCTCAAACGCCGTGGCGACGAGTATTGCCTGGAAAATACAGGGCAATCGCGGTGGAGAGAACCTGTGGGATGTCGCGCGCGGTCCAATGAATAATGGCGGCCTATGGGGCGAACGTAACGGCTGGTACTTGCCGGGATTCCCCGACAGCAGTTGGCCTACCGTCAACTTGCCGGCGACCGGCGCTTATGCGGGCACGTCCTGGTTCAGAACGACATTCCCGTTGTCACTCCCCGCTGCGGATGACGTTTCGGTCGGCATTCAGATAGGCGGTGTGGATGGCACCATCAGCGGTGGAAATTATCGCGCGCTGATCTTTGTGAATGGCTGGAACATGGGGCAGTACATTGCCAACGTCGGCCCTCAACATACTTTCGTCGTGCCGAATGGCGTCCTGAATCCGAGCGGCCAGAATACGATTGCCATTGCCGTGACGAGCAATGGCAATCCGGGCGATGTACTGGAAAGTGTGCGACTCGTGAACCTTGGGACCGTGCGTGGTGGTGTGCCGGTTCAACTCAACGTTTCGCCGGACTATTCGGCGTGGGTGGCGGGTAATCCGTAGTGGGAGTCTGGCGACAGGCATTGTGGGCGCCTGTCGCCAGAATCGGCCGGAGTTTCGTGGACACGCGCTGGTCGGACTGAATGCACGCAGGTCTTTCTCCACGGATAGGTGCGGTCCGTGGCACGCGAGAGGCGGCGCAGCCAACAACCGCCCGTCGCCACACAGCCTCTTAATTTGACATAAGATAAATTATCAACAATCCGTCTGTAGCAGCAATATGAGAATGTCGTGTTTCAGCAAGATACAGATGTCGTGTTTTGCGGCTGGTGCCATGCTCGGCGTTTCCGCTCTGATTGCGGCAGGCTCGCATGACCACATCCGGGACGATCACCATAACGACACTCCAACGCCCCCATCTACTCGCTGAAGATATCCGTAAACTTCGTGAGCATCCTCGTACTTACATTCGACGCCCCAGGACTGGCGAGCGTCATCCGATTACTACCCATGTCATGCGCGAGGAAACTGCCCGCCACATATTCGTTCTCCAGCATGTCCGCCGGATCCTTCCATTCCCAACGTTGAGTCAAACTTGCATCACATGGTTTAAATGAGGTCAAGTCGTTGCCGTCGAGGCATTGCCCGGCGTTTGCAGCGCTGACATACCGGCCGTACTGATCGTAAATAAACGACTGCGCGTTACTTTTGAGGTCGCAAGCTTCAATGATCACCTTACCCTGCGGACCATTCGCGATGCAGGAATTGTTCTGGTCACCCAGTTGAATGTTGACGGGACGACCTCCGGTAAAAACCGGATGATCCCAGTCGACGTCGAAATGTACGATTTCCGACACTCGTCGGTACTTCTGCCATTGCTCCTTGGCCTGATACGACTTGTGCGTGCCGACTACGTAAAAATGCTGATAAATTGCGTCATAGATTGCCCATATATTGACGGACGAGTCTATGTAAAACCGTGTGACGCCTTTCGCGGCAGGCGCGGCCCTGTAGATGACGTCAAAATTCGGCGTAATTCCCCGGTAACTCAGTGCGCTAATTTTTTCAGAGTCAATCGGGTACAGATTATCCCAGGCCGGACTGGTCGAGACGTTAAGAAGCGATTCAGCCGTGGGATATTGCTGCCGCTCCCATATAAATGAAATTTTGCTTGAGTCCGGCGACGACCTCACGACGCGATAGTCCTCTGTTTTATAACTCAACGTCAGATCCTGACGATAAGAAAACTGAGGTTCCAGCTTTAGCTTCGGCGCGCTTCTGGTCGATTTTATCCCTCTGCCAACTCCAATTTCAAAACCAGAAACTTCGGTATGTTCAAAGTTGGCATTGAAGTTCGAGGCGGGATAGGTTTTGAGAATCGATGCGGTTTTTTGATCATTTCCGGAAACATCAACAGCATCGATCGTGAACCTGTAATCTTTTGCGATTGCATCCGTTGAGTGGCTGGCAGTCCATCCATCCACCACGGTACGATCCGTGTAGGCTTCCCTCCAGCTCAGTTTTCTATCGTTGAGTTGAATGCCTGCCCCGCCAGACTGCTCGTCGAGCGAGATTCTGACCAGTTTCGCGTCCGGCGTTGCCGACCCTCCCAGGCCAAATGCCAGCGAGCGCATCAAATTGACGCGATAAACCAGCGAGATGTTGCCGTTATTACAAAATGTACGACTGCCTTTCTCCCAGAAATGCGAGTTCGGAAAGGTACATTCCCAGTCATGAATCGGGCGGTTGACATCAACATAAAATGCCACATGAGGTAGCGTCGCCTGATCCTCAGACTTTGGGTTCCGTCCATACGCAGTTGACGCTGCTGGTTCGTCTGCACGATTCACCGCGACCCTTAGCGCGGCATCATCCAGACTACGCAGTGGAGTGAAAATCAGATTATTTTTATGCCGTCCAATGAACAGCCAATCCGACTCAAAACTTACCCCAAGATTAGTCTGAATGCCCTGCTTTATATTTTTCTTTTGAGATTCGCTCAGGCCGCCCAGGTCAACGAAATACCGTC contains:
- a CDS encoding leukocidin family pore-forming toxin, with the protein product MKGIGTPHLFAVPLLISGLIAPMTGANGMDIARSPVAAVFEQFDSQNLDGISYIGGANSGDIRNLSRIRKMVLEEGRRYFVDLGGLSESQKKNIKQGIQTNLGVSFESDWLFIGRHKNNLIFTPLRSLDDAALRVAVNRADEPAASTAYGRNPKSEDQATLPHVAFYVDVNRPIHDWECTFPNSHFWEKGSRTFCNNGNISLVYRVNLMRSLAFGLGGSATPDAKLVRISLDEQSGGAGIQLNDRKLSWREAYTDRTVVDGWTASHSTDAIAKDYRFTIDAVDVSGNDQKTASILKTYPASNFNANFEHTEVSGFEIGVGRGIKSTRSAPKLKLEPQFSYRQDLTLSYKTEDYRVVRSSPDSSKISFIWERQQYPTAESLLNVSTSPAWDNLYPIDSEKISALSYRGITPNFDVIYRAAPAAKGVTRFYIDSSVNIWAIYDAIYQHFYVVGTHKSYQAKEQWQKYRRVSEIVHFDVDWDHPVFTGGRPVNIQLGDQNNSCIANGPQGKVIIEACDLKSNAQSFIYDQYGRYVSAANAGQCLDGNDLTSFKPCDASLTQRWEWKDPADMLENEYVAGSFLAHDMGSNRMTLASPGASNVSTRMLTKFTDIFSE
- a CDS encoding beta-galactosidase, which codes for MKDRCLFCLAACGAILLSACGGSDNPDSGTTSGNGVNAGNSVTTPPAGGGTTLPALPPGVTPQLVTHKIGWDHYTLKIDGKSTPIWSGEFHPFRLPSPSLWLDVLQKLKANGFNAVSIYFDWGYSSAKSGTYDFTGIRDMDMLLDMAAQAGLYVIARPGPYINAETDAGGLPGWLLTQSGKARSSAPDYIAAARDWMGRINQIIARHQLTNGGGTVILYQVENEMQDTSQMDYMNDLSSWARSDGITVPMFHNNPSPNGNFVPANSSVAGTVAGPVQLYAFDDYPQTTCSGNPGAAWYGMFSASGGATGGTSASPYTPGFIAEMEGGWFDSWGSSGIYPCMAQTGAGSNFERLFYGSNIANRIAIQNIYMAFGGTSWGWLPSTGLYTSYDYGAAIDEGRQLRPKAATVKALGYFVQSVPAVMHMDVGGAVTSSAQSIQILHGVDNTSGANLYTVLHSPSNATSNDTFTFPVNTPDGSFIVPQQGTLRLNGADSKMLLANYSFGQHHLVYSTSDFDTQLSTPTGDVALLYGRQAEEGETVLRFSSAPTVQVLGNPASRVSQTWDPATGLLRLNYQHNGLIRISIAGGGSATPLMLLVADDNTAATFWRQETAAGPVLAQGPALLRTAVLNGTTLAMTGDTQASSLLEVWSSPAIRQLTWNGAAIASQATSSGSLLAGNALAGPDPVSFPALSSQSWRYAQESPEALATFDDSTWTNATLTTTNSTTPPPSGQPVLTADDYGFHHGDVWYRGRLNSSLAVSAIALNFCGGQAGLAQVWIDGNYLGQSVLGSASCGTLTMPVSLQPGTHVISAMVRNNAHNEDWYENDAQKEGRGLISVSLLDASSNAVATSIAWKIQGNRGGENLWDVARGPMNNGGLWGERNGWYLPGFPDSSWPTVNLPATGAYAGTSWFRTTFPLSLPAADDVSVGIQIGGVDGTISGGNYRALIFVNGWNMGQYIANVGPQHTFVVPNGVLNPSGQNTIAIAVTSNGNPGDVLESVRLVNLGTVRGGVPVQLNVSPDYSAWVAGNP
- a CDS encoding family 43 glycosylhydrolase yields the protein MNRRTWAHPLGYALISALVLTGCGGGVNDPSSSGAGSGQSAVSSTGASSVTAGGAPTGSTNGSPTGSSTGSTSGSTTGNSTGTGGSTTGSSGGTTTPVADVQSVIHPAALWLDDAGNPIQAHGGGMFQVNNTYYWVGEDKTGETSSGTFQNVKCYSSTNLQSWHFEGNALSPQPTGDIAASQVVERPKVVYNSTSKQYVMYMHVDNTSYSFARVGVATSSTPCGPYTYQGSFMPPNSSSSRDMGLFKDDDGTVYLLSEDRDVGTHIYKLTSDYLSVDSLVYTIGGPNQSIALEAPTMFKANGYYFVIGSGLTGWNLNDNFFMAASTPAGPWTGPTTLAPSGTNTFSSQATYVVPIAGSSGTTYLYMGDRWNGNYLQNSSYVWLPLDANGGTIRLAQWDNTFGIDLTTGALQSSTSSLDYDMASPGTSLSGGAGSYSCSQCFLSASAINYLGGPGNGTVTFSGINSQGPTTQTLYISYINNDVAPRYATVTTNGNAGVVVTFPPVGNYGGVVSVPVNLMAGANSIAISGATVSGQNTTYAPDVEEIFFDN
- a CDS encoding GntR family transcriptional regulator, which gives rise to MQTWMLPISGCPGPRYLAVASAIEDAIATGLLQPGEKLPPQRLIADVLGLHVNTVNRALRELARRGRTSGRRRLGTVVLAYSA